Proteins encoded by one window of uncultured Ilyobacter sp.:
- a CDS encoding insulinase family protein, protein MKKIKILITTMLLVLFTGLNAADLKVSSELEQGTLKNGMKYYIYKNKKPENKAYLALIVNSGSLQEDEDQLGMAHFIEHMAFNGTKSYPGNMLVKHLQSIGMNFGADLNAFTGFDRTIYKLQVPTDRPEEFEKSFEVLKEWATDITFFPKDTIDERGVILEEWRLRQGLSQRISDAQKKAVYGESRYTHRFPIGDPDIIKNATPELLKRYYHKWYQPKNMAVVAVGDFDKKYVKTLVEKYFDYDSKYSFKKSPQYKIGKSNGEITVFTDPEITSITFDLLTKGSLDPIQDRESYKRALIDEIYTGVLQTRFDSISKGTSPTIGKGYSYLIDLGKYDTVQVTGAMLKEKEIESGISEVIKQMKKLSVHGPTSWEIDGEKSELLMFMENAYKNRESKEHSEIASEIEADYLEGYIFTDIENEAEVFREIMGEISYKDILKKAQEIYENSNRAFFLTAPQKKDLYIPSKDEIEKIIEHAKNKKLLGMEKNNKKPVLKIKEFSSGKILDKIEETDFLRYKLSNNMEVIVKETDFDRDKILIKLFSKGGSSLMDEKGYIASKLALPIILSSGIGNLSPVETDIFMKGKNIQFHPYISDYTEGIDIETDRENLVTALEILNIFLTDPKIDKDIYNNLIDLQKQRINNRKNSPETLYRDKIKETVSQNHPRRKPLTLEDLDKVNEKDLIEAFRDRFSSIGDFQAILVGSTKDMDMENLMQKYLAGIPSEDISEVPKNLEVKYPEGVVKESVKKGTDRKVSVNLIYPYKGKYTYENRVKYLGIAKILDMILLEEIREKIGGIYTIYANTELSPLNFGENYLTISYSTDPQKADMVTKEVKKVLKNTLEGNFEDRILKSVVENYVFNYDSILKKNEFWIDYINKREGFGDNFRIFAPEKYKKTLSRQNMLKFMNYAVDSENYTEVRLIPEKSQ, encoded by the coding sequence ATGAAAAAAATAAAGATTTTAATAACCACCATGCTTTTAGTTTTATTTACTGGACTAAATGCTGCCGATCTTAAAGTATCAAGTGAACTAGAACAAGGTACTCTAAAAAATGGTATGAAGTACTATATATACAAGAATAAAAAACCTGAAAACAAGGCTTATCTTGCATTGATCGTCAATTCCGGGTCGCTTCAGGAAGATGAAGATCAGCTTGGAATGGCTCATTTTATAGAGCACATGGCTTTTAACGGAACTAAAAGCTATCCAGGAAATATGCTGGTAAAACATCTTCAGTCTATAGGGATGAATTTTGGGGCAGACCTAAATGCCTTTACTGGCTTTGACAGGACTATTTATAAACTTCAGGTTCCCACAGACAGACCAGAGGAATTTGAGAAATCTTTTGAGGTGCTAAAAGAATGGGCTACTGATATTACTTTTTTTCCAAAAGATACCATAGATGAGAGAGGGGTTATCTTAGAAGAGTGGAGACTTAGACAGGGCTTGTCCCAGAGAATTTCAGATGCACAGAAAAAAGCGGTCTATGGCGAATCTAGGTACACTCACAGGTTCCCTATAGGAGACCCAGACATTATAAAAAATGCCACTCCTGAACTTCTTAAAAGATATTATCACAAATGGTACCAGCCTAAAAATATGGCCGTAGTGGCGGTGGGGGATTTTGATAAAAAATATGTAAAAACTCTTGTGGAAAAATATTTCGACTATGACTCTAAATATAGTTTTAAAAAGAGCCCTCAATACAAAATAGGTAAATCAAATGGTGAAATCACAGTTTTTACAGATCCTGAGATAACATCTATAACCTTTGATCTCCTTACCAAAGGTAGTCTAGACCCAATACAAGACCGAGAGAGCTATAAAAGGGCCCTCATAGATGAAATTTACACAGGTGTTCTGCAAACCAGATTCGACAGTATCTCAAAGGGCACCTCTCCGACTATAGGTAAGGGGTACAGCTATCTGATCGACCTTGGGAAATATGATACTGTACAGGTAACAGGGGCTATGTTAAAGGAAAAAGAGATCGAGTCAGGAATATCTGAAGTCATAAAGCAGATGAAAAAACTCTCTGTCCACGGACCTACTTCCTGGGAGATAGACGGAGAAAAATCAGAACTTTTAATGTTTATGGAAAATGCCTATAAAAATAGGGAGAGTAAAGAACACAGCGAGATCGCATCTGAGATAGAAGCAGACTATCTAGAGGGATATATATTTACAGATATAGAGAATGAAGCAGAGGTCTTTAGAGAAATCATGGGCGAGATCTCTTATAAAGATATCTTGAAAAAAGCTCAGGAAATCTATGAAAATTCAAACAGGGCCTTTTTTCTCACCGCTCCTCAAAAGAAAGACCTATATATACCTTCTAAAGATGAAATAGAAAAAATAATTGAACATGCCAAAAACAAAAAACTATTAGGAATGGAAAAAAACAATAAGAAACCTGTTTTAAAGATCAAGGAGTTTTCCTCAGGAAAAATATTAGATAAAATAGAGGAGACAGATTTTTTACGTTATAAACTTTCAAATAATATGGAGGTAATCGTAAAAGAAACCGATTTTGACAGAGACAAAATACTCATCAAACTCTTCAGCAAGGGGGGGAGCTCCCTTATGGATGAAAAGGGTTATATAGCATCCAAGCTGGCTTTACCAATAATATTATCCTCTGGTATAGGAAATCTTTCTCCTGTGGAAACAGATATTTTTATGAAGGGGAAAAATATACAGTTTCACCCCTATATATCGGATTATACCGAGGGTATAGATATCGAAACAGACAGAGAAAACCTTGTCACCGCCTTAGAAATTTTGAATATTTTTCTAACCGATCCTAAAATTGACAAGGATATATACAATAATCTCATAGACCTTCAAAAACAACGTATAAATAACAGGAAAAATTCACCTGAGACACTCTATAGAGATAAAATAAAGGAAACTGTGTCCCAGAACCACCCAAGAAGAAAGCCACTGACTTTAGAGGATTTAGACAAGGTTAATGAGAAGGATCTTATAGAGGCCTTTAGAGACAGGTTCTCCAGTATAGGGGATTTTCAGGCAATCCTAGTGGGAAGTACAAAAGACATGGATATGGAAAATCTTATGCAAAAATATCTGGCTGGAATCCCGTCAGAAGATATTTCAGAAGTCCCAAAAAATTTAGAGGTGAAGTATCCAGAGGGCGTAGTAAAGGAAAGTGTAAAAAAAGGTACAGATAGAAAGGTATCTGTCAACTTGATCTATCCCTATAAGGGAAAATATACATATGAGAACAGGGTTAAATACCTGGGTATTGCAAAAATCCTGGACATGATCTTATTGGAGGAGATCAGGGAAAAAATAGGCGGGATTTACACAATCTATGCCAATACAGAGTTAAGTCCCCTTAACTTTGGGGAAAATTACCTCACCATATCTTACAGTACCGACCCTCAAAAAGCTGACATGGTCACTAAAGAGGTAAAAAAAGTTCTTAAAAATACTTTAGAGGGAAATTTTGAAGATAGGATATTAAAAAGTGTCGTTGAAAACTATGTATTTAACTATGACTCCATCCTGAAAAAAAATGAGTTTTGGATTGACTATATAAATAAAAGAGAGGGATTCGGAGATAATTTCAGAATCTTTGCACCTGAAAAATATAAAAAGACATTGAGCAGACAGAACATGCTAAAATTTATGAACTATGCTGTGGATTCAGAAAATTATACAGAGGTAAGGCTCATCCCGGAAAAATCTCAATAA